In Nitrosomonas ureae, the sequence TTATTTTCAAAGTAAAGGAAGATTTTTTTTTGCAAGATTTATTTAGTCAACTCGATTCAGTTGATTTAATGCTGGAACAATTTTTGCTATGTGCACTGTCATCCAGTGCTGATCTGACGCCAATTCCATTGTTAGGTTATCCAGGGTGGGATGCAAATAATTGCCATGAATCCTATTATGAAAATAAGGAATATTTTCGTGAGCGTCGTCAATCTGGGCGCACTTAAAAAATTACATTTTATTCTGAATAGCTTATTACTAGAAAATTGAAATGAGAAAATTCTTAGTAGCGCTATTAATTGCGTTATTTTTTATCGTCACTATATCTAAGGCGGATAATTTATCGCCAGAAAGTGTTGAAGGTGCGCGTACTGTAAGTACAGAAACTGCTAAGTTACTTTTCGATAAGGGATATTTTTTTCTGGATGTTAGGGGCTTGAGTGATTATAGAATGGGGCATGTTCCTGGTGCGTATCATCTTTCTGTAAAAAGTGATTTTGATGAGCAAAAATTAAGTGTAATTGTAAAAAAAGATCAACCTGTTGTGATGTATTGTAACGGTACTTCGTGCTTGGGTAGCTCAATTGCGATAGAGAAAGCAATTGGGTGGGGATGGACAAATATTTTTTATTATCGTGAAGGTATTAAAGATTGGAATTCGAAGGGATACCCGATTTTTGCGATAAGGCCATAATTTTTTACCATCCATGGATAAGTTTCTTGTAGAAATTCTGATGAAAATACTTTTACTTAGAACAGTGACTATGTGTTTTTGCGAACAGGGTAGGTATTTTGTTAAAATGTAATGTTAAATTTACTAATTTATTGGAGTATTTAATGGCAATTGAAAGAACTTTATCAATTATTAAGCCTGACGCTGTTGCAAAAAATGTGATTGGACAGATTTATTCTCGTTTTGAATCAGGTGGCTTAAAAATTATTGCTGCACGGATGGTACATTTGTCACAATCTGATGCGGAGCAATTTTACGCAGTGCATCGTGAGCGGCCGTTTTTTAACGATCTGGTTAGCTTTATGATATCTGGGCCCGTGATGGTACAAGTATTGGAAGGGGAGGATGCGATTAAGAGAAATCGAGATTTAATGGGGGCAACCGATCCCAAGAAAGCTGAAAAAGGGACTATTCGTGCTGATTTTGCTGATAGCATTGATGCAAATGCAGTGCATGGTTCAGATGCATTAGAAACGGCAATGGCCGAAATTGCCTGTTTTTTCCCCACATTAAATATCTATTCTCGTTAAAAGTAATGAGTATCTAAATCGTGGCGGTTAATTTGTTAAATTATGATGGCAAAA encodes:
- a CDS encoding rhodanese-like domain-containing protein; protein product: MRKFLVALLIALFFIVTISKADNLSPESVEGARTVSTETAKLLFDKGYFFLDVRGLSDYRMGHVPGAYHLSVKSDFDEQKLSVIVKKDQPVVMYCNGTSCLGSSIAIEKAIGWGWTNIFYYREGIKDWNSKGYPIFAIRP
- the ndk gene encoding nucleoside-diphosphate kinase; its protein translation is MAIERTLSIIKPDAVAKNVIGQIYSRFESGGLKIIAARMVHLSQSDAEQFYAVHRERPFFNDLVSFMISGPVMVQVLEGEDAIKRNRDLMGATDPKKAEKGTIRADFADSIDANAVHGSDALETAMAEIACFFPTLNIYSR